In one Pseudomonas sp. SCA2728.1_7 genomic region, the following are encoded:
- the ftsA gene encoding cell division protein FtsA — MANVQSGKMIVGLDIGTSKVVALVGEVSDDGSLEIVGIGTHPSRGLKKGVVVNIESTVQSIQRAIEEAQLMAGCRIHSAFVGVAGNHIRSLNSHGIVAIRDREVSSADLERVLDAAQAVAIPADQRVLHTLPQDYVIDNQEGVREPLGMSGVRLEAKVHVVTCAVNAAQNIEKCVRRCGLEIDDIILEQLASAYSVLTDDEKELGVCLVDIGGGTTDIAIFTEGAIRHTAVIPIAGDQVTNDIAMALRTPTQYAEEIKIRYACALAKLAGAGETIKVPSVGDRPPRELSRQALAEVVEPRYDELFTLIQAELRRSGYEDLIPAGIVLTGGTSKMEGATELAEEIFHMPVRLGVPHGVKGLDDVVRNPIYSTGVGLLMYGLQKQSDGVSFSGIGSRDSYSNEEPQAPLLDRLKKWVQGNF; from the coding sequence ATGGCAAACGTGCAAAGCGGCAAAATGATCGTCGGTCTCGATATCGGCACCTCCAAAGTGGTGGCGCTGGTCGGCGAGGTTTCCGACGACGGCTCGCTGGAAATCGTCGGGATCGGTACCCATCCGTCCCGTGGCCTGAAGAAGGGCGTGGTGGTCAACATCGAGTCCACCGTGCAGTCGATCCAGCGCGCGATCGAAGAAGCCCAACTGATGGCGGGCTGCCGCATTCACTCGGCGTTCGTCGGCGTGGCGGGCAATCACATCCGCAGCCTGAACTCCCACGGCATCGTCGCGATCCGTGATCGCGAAGTCAGCTCGGCTGACCTTGAACGCGTGCTCGACGCCGCTCAAGCCGTGGCGATCCCGGCTGACCAGCGCGTGCTGCACACCCTGCCGCAGGATTACGTGATCGATAACCAGGAAGGCGTGCGCGAGCCATTGGGCATGTCCGGCGTGCGTCTGGAAGCCAAAGTTCACGTGGTCACCTGCGCCGTCAACGCTGCACAGAACATTGAAAAATGCGTGCGTCGCTGCGGTCTGGAAATCGACGACATCATTCTCGAGCAACTGGCCTCGGCCTACTCGGTACTGACCGACGACGAGAAAGAACTGGGCGTGTGCCTGGTCGACATCGGCGGCGGCACCACCGACATCGCGATCTTCACTGAAGGCGCGATCCGTCACACCGCAGTGATCCCGATCGCTGGTGATCAGGTGACCAACGACATCGCCATGGCGTTGCGCACCCCGACCCAGTACGCCGAAGAAATCAAGATCCGCTACGCCTGCGCCCTGGCCAAGCTGGCCGGTGCCGGTGAAACCATCAAGGTGCCAAGCGTCGGCGACCGTCCACCGCGCGAACTGTCGCGTCAGGCCCTGGCCGAAGTGGTCGAGCCGCGTTACGACGAACTGTTCACGCTGATTCAGGCCGAGCTGCGTCGCAGCGGCTACGAAGACCTGATCCCGGCCGGCATCGTCCTGACCGGCGGTACTTCGAAGATGGAAGGCGCTACCGAACTGGCCGAAGAAATCTTCCACATGCCGGTCCGTCTTGGCGTGCCGCACGGTGTGAAAGGCCTGGATGACGTGGTGCGCAACCCGATTTATTCCACTGGCGTTGGCTTGTTGATGTACGGCCTGCAAAAGCAGTCCGACGGAGTTTCGTTCTCCGGCATCGGCAGCCGCGACAGCTACAGCAACGAAGAGCCACAGGCGCCGTTGCTGGACCGATTGAAGAAGTGGGTTCAAGGCAACTTTTAA
- a CDS encoding heavy metal response regulator transcription factor: MRVLIIEDEEKTADYLHRGLTEQGYTVDLARDGVEGLHLALESDYAVIVLDVMLPGLDGFGVLRALRARKQTPVIMLTARERVEDRIKGLRDGADDYLGKPFSFLELVARLQALTRRSGGHEPVQVSIADLWIDLISRKATRAGTRLDLTAKEFSLLSVLARRQGEILSKTAIAEMVWDINFDSDANVVEVAIKRLRAKLDGPFDEKLLHTIRGMGYVLESRGVQ; the protein is encoded by the coding sequence ATGCGCGTTCTGATTATCGAAGACGAGGAAAAAACCGCGGACTATCTGCACCGCGGTCTGACGGAACAGGGTTACACCGTGGATCTGGCCCGCGACGGCGTCGAAGGCCTGCATCTGGCGCTGGAAAGCGACTACGCGGTGATCGTCCTCGACGTCATGTTGCCGGGCCTCGATGGCTTCGGCGTGCTGCGCGCATTGCGTGCACGCAAGCAAACCCCGGTGATCATGCTCACCGCCCGCGAGCGCGTCGAAGACCGCATCAAAGGCCTGCGCGACGGCGCCGACGATTACCTCGGCAAACCGTTTTCCTTCCTTGAACTGGTCGCACGTTTGCAAGCGCTGACCCGGCGCAGCGGCGGGCATGAACCGGTGCAGGTGAGCATCGCAGACCTGTGGATAGATCTGATCAGCCGCAAGGCCACTCGCGCCGGCACTCGTCTGGATCTGACCGCCAAAGAGTTCTCGCTGTTGAGCGTGTTGGCCCGCCGGCAAGGTGAAATCCTTTCGAAAACCGCGATTGCCGAGATGGTCTGGGACATCAATTTCGACAGCGATGCCAACGTCGTCGAAGTCGCGATCAAACGCCTGCGCGCCAAGCTCGACGGGCCGTTCGACGAGAAACTGCTACACACCATTCGCGGCATGGGTTATGTGCTGGAGAGCCGTGGTGTCCAGTAA
- the lpxC gene encoding UDP-3-O-acyl-N-acetylglucosamine deacetylase, which yields MIKQRTLKNIIRATGVGLHSGEKVYLTLKPAPVDTGIVFCRADLDPVVQIPARAENVGETTMSTTLINGDVKVDTVEHLLSAMAGLGIDNAYVELSASEVPIMDGSAGPFVFLIQSAGLEEQDAAKKFIRILREVTVEDGDKRATFVPFEGFKVSFEIDFDHPVFRDRTQSASVDFSSTSFVKEVSRARTFGFMSDIEYLRKHNLALGGSVENAIVVDADGVLNEDGLRYEDEFVKHKILDAIGDLYLLGNSLIGEFKGFKSGHALNNQLLRKLIEQTDAWEVVTFEDASTAPISYMRPVAAV from the coding sequence ATGATTAAACAACGCACACTGAAAAATATTATCCGTGCCACAGGTGTAGGCCTGCACTCCGGTGAGAAGGTCTATCTGACCCTCAAGCCTGCGCCTGTCGACACTGGCATTGTGTTTTGTCGCGCTGACCTCGACCCTGTGGTGCAGATTCCTGCCCGCGCGGAAAACGTCGGTGAAACCACTATGTCGACGACGCTGATCAACGGCGACGTCAAAGTGGACACGGTAGAGCACTTGCTCTCGGCCATGGCTGGCCTGGGCATCGATAACGCCTACGTCGAGCTCTCCGCGTCCGAAGTCCCGATCATGGATGGCAGCGCTGGACCCTTCGTATTCCTGATTCAATCGGCAGGCCTGGAAGAACAGGACGCCGCCAAGAAATTCATCCGCATCCTGCGTGAAGTGACAGTGGAAGACGGCGACAAGCGCGCCACTTTCGTCCCTTTCGAAGGGTTCAAGGTGAGCTTCGAGATCGATTTCGATCACCCGGTATTCCGGGACCGCACCCAAAGTGCAAGCGTGGATTTTTCCAGCACTTCGTTTGTAAAAGAAGTCAGCCGCGCCCGTACCTTTGGTTTCATGAGTGATATCGAGTACCTGCGCAAGCACAACCTCGCACTCGGCGGCAGCGTTGAAAACGCAATCGTGGTCGATGCCGATGGCGTGTTGAACGAAGACGGCCTTCGCTATGAAGACGAATTCGTGAAGCACAAGATCCTCGATGCCATTGGCGATCTGTATCTGCTGGGTAACAGCCTGATTGGTGAGTTCAAGGGCTTCAAGTCCGGCCACGCACTGAACAACCAGCTGCTGCGCAAGTTGATTGAGCAGACAGATGCTTGGGAAGTGGTGACGTTCGAAGACGCCAGCACCGCACCAATCTCTTACATGCGCCCGGTTGCGGCGGTGTAA
- a CDS encoding sensor domain-containing diguanylate cyclase has translation MIASRTPPVAGKTGRPELLLICGSSLTVIAILCIVTFLLIREHANAQESATRSATTIAQLIDADVLRTVELYDLTLQGLIAAAQRDDLQTVSPQIRHLALFDRSTTARFKGDILLLDKHGDVIADSSRIEPKPGNFADRDYFLAHAFNRDVGMYISRPFKTRCDCDEANQWRISFSRRISSDTGEFAGVAVASMKLDYFDQLFNSLDIGKDSTLNIIDNNGVLLAQKPYLQSDSIGKSFGNRPNVIRILRDKSGNGSFNSVSSIDHQQRLYTYSRVGNLPLIVMVALSSDEVFGTWSRTALLISGATGVLCVGLLWLTWLLARELRLRQRAERELAQLAATDALTGVANRRMLDQALRHEWFRAQRSGKPMSVMMIDADHFKAFNDRHGHQGGDQALKTLARVITESVRRPADLVARYGGEEFSVILAETDGHGAQQIAEHIRQAVEQLPLVDGAERPMTVSIGIATWTAASEMTLEQLLFAADKALYQAKEGGRNRVVVAS, from the coding sequence ATGATCGCGAGCCGTACCCCACCCGTTGCGGGCAAGACCGGACGCCCCGAGCTGCTGCTGATCTGCGGCAGTTCGCTGACCGTGATCGCGATTCTGTGCATCGTCACGTTCCTGCTGATCCGCGAGCACGCCAACGCTCAGGAATCGGCGACCCGCAGCGCCACCACCATTGCGCAACTGATCGACGCCGATGTGCTGCGCACCGTCGAGTTGTACGACTTGACCCTGCAAGGCCTGATCGCTGCCGCCCAACGCGATGATCTGCAAACTGTCTCACCGCAGATCCGCCATCTGGCGCTGTTCGACCGCTCCACCACGGCGCGCTTCAAGGGCGACATTCTGCTCCTCGATAAACACGGGGATGTGATCGCCGATTCTTCACGAATCGAGCCGAAACCGGGCAATTTTGCCGACCGCGATTACTTCCTCGCCCACGCGTTCAACCGCGATGTCGGCATGTATATCAGCCGCCCGTTCAAGACCCGTTGCGACTGCGACGAAGCCAACCAGTGGCGCATCAGCTTCAGCCGACGGATTTCCTCGGACACCGGTGAGTTCGCCGGTGTGGCCGTGGCGTCGATGAAGCTCGACTACTTCGACCAGTTGTTCAACAGCCTCGACATCGGTAAAGACAGCACGTTGAACATCATCGACAACAACGGCGTGCTGCTGGCGCAGAAGCCTTATCTGCAAAGCGATTCGATCGGCAAGAGCTTCGGCAACCGGCCCAACGTCATACGGATTCTGCGCGACAAGAGTGGCAATGGCAGTTTCAACAGCGTTTCCAGCATCGACCATCAACAACGTCTCTATACCTATTCGCGGGTCGGCAATCTGCCGTTGATCGTGATGGTCGCGCTGTCCAGCGACGAGGTGTTCGGCACGTGGAGTCGTACCGCCCTGTTGATCAGCGGCGCCACGGGGGTGTTGTGCGTGGGTTTGCTGTGGCTGACCTGGCTGCTGGCCCGCGAGTTGCGCTTGCGCCAGCGGGCCGAGCGCGAGCTGGCGCAACTGGCCGCCACCGACGCGCTGACCGGTGTGGCCAATCGGCGGATGCTCGATCAGGCGTTGCGTCATGAGTGGTTCCGCGCCCAACGCTCGGGCAAGCCGATGTCGGTGATGATGATCGATGCCGACCACTTCAAGGCGTTCAATGATCGGCATGGGCATCAGGGCGGGGATCAGGCGCTGAAGACGCTGGCCAGGGTCATTACTGAAAGTGTGCGGCGACCGGCGGATCTGGTCGCGCGTTATGGTGGCGAGGAGTTCTCGGTGATTCTCGCCGAGACCGACGGTCATGGCGCGCAACAGATTGCCGAGCATATTCGTCAGGCTGTGGAACAGTTGCCGTTGGTCGACGGGGCCGAACGGCCGATGACGGTGAGTATTGGCATCGCGACGTGGACGGCGGCGAGTGAGATGACGCTGGAGCAGTTGCTGTTTGCGGCGGACAAGGCGTTGTATCAGGCCAAGGAAGGTGGGCGTAACCGGGTGGTGGTGGCTTCCTGA
- a CDS encoding OprD family porin — MRYPVRFTPLFIAITATIAPAAHADEPAKQGFVEGSSLNLNARNYYMNRNRLQKADDNIEWGQGFLGIFKSGYTEGTVGFGIDAHAMLGLKLDGGGGTDGSSILPVRENGGKAPGAFSTAGGTLKMRAFDTELKAGDLFLTNPVIAGGDTRMLPQTFRGVSLTNHSFDGWLIEGGQASFTKPYNQSGHTRIGTSYGTLAEGDESQHLNWAGVAWSGVEGLTSSLYASELKNIWNQYYYDLDYTWQLNDLVSLNPGLHFYHTQDTGDALLGNIDNNTYSLHFTVGVGNHSVTAAYQRVNGNTPFDYISQGDSVYLDNSQQYSDFNGPNERSWKLKYAYDFAGVGVPGLTSSVSYSRGTVDLTKVDPDSKGYSNWYSADGRNAKHWERDLDLQYVVQSGQAKDLAVHLQWATNRGGNGYGVIDSDTDEYRVIIDYPINVF, encoded by the coding sequence GTGCGTTACCCAGTCCGTTTCACCCCGCTGTTCATTGCAATTACCGCAACGATTGCCCCTGCCGCTCACGCCGACGAGCCTGCCAAACAAGGCTTTGTCGAAGGTTCGAGCCTCAACCTCAACGCCCGCAACTACTACATGAATCGCAACCGCTTGCAGAAAGCGGACGACAACATCGAGTGGGGCCAGGGCTTTCTTGGCATCTTCAAGTCGGGCTACACCGAAGGTACGGTCGGTTTCGGCATTGATGCCCACGCCATGCTCGGGCTGAAACTGGATGGCGGTGGCGGCACCGACGGTTCGAGCATCCTGCCGGTCAGAGAGAACGGCGGCAAAGCGCCGGGGGCGTTTTCCACCGCAGGTGGCACGCTGAAAATGCGCGCGTTCGATACCGAGTTGAAGGCCGGTGATCTGTTCCTCACCAACCCGGTGATTGCCGGCGGTGACACGCGCATGCTGCCGCAGACCTTCCGTGGTGTGAGCCTGACCAACCACAGCTTCGACGGCTGGTTGATCGAAGGCGGCCAGGCCAGTTTCACCAAGCCTTACAACCAGAGTGGCCACACACGCATCGGCACTTCCTACGGGACATTGGCCGAGGGCGACGAGAGTCAGCACCTGAACTGGGCCGGCGTGGCCTGGAGCGGTGTCGAAGGCCTGACCAGCAGTCTTTACGCCTCCGAGCTGAAGAACATCTGGAACCAGTACTACTACGACCTCGACTACACGTGGCAGTTGAACGATCTGGTCAGCCTCAACCCGGGCCTGCACTTCTATCACACGCAAGACACCGGTGATGCGCTGCTGGGCAACATCGACAACAATACCTACAGCCTGCATTTCACCGTTGGCGTCGGTAATCACAGCGTTACTGCCGCGTATCAGCGGGTCAACGGCAACACGCCGTTCGACTACATCAGTCAGGGCGACAGCGTTTATCTGGATAACTCACAGCAGTATTCCGACTTCAACGGCCCGAACGAACGCTCGTGGAAGCTTAAATACGCCTACGACTTCGCCGGTGTCGGCGTACCGGGGCTGACCTCGTCTGTGTCCTACTCGCGCGGCACTGTCGACCTGACCAAAGTTGACCCCGACAGCAAAGGCTATTCCAACTGGTACAGCGCCGATGGCCGCAACGCCAAGCATTGGGAACGCGATCTCGACTTGCAGTACGTGGTGCAAAGCGGTCAGGCCAAAGATCTGGCGGTGCACTTGCAATGGGCGACCAACCGCGGTGGCAACGGTTACGGCGTGATTGATTCGGATACAGATGAGTACCGTGTGATCATCGACTACCCGATCAACGTCTTCTAA
- a CDS encoding heavy metal sensor histidine kinase, producing the protein MSSNSIALRLSGMFTLVALLVFLLIGGALYQQVDKGLGLLPEAELDARYSVLESALNRFGTPEHWLKINAKLKLLGEEDKRIRFWVVSGDPGYEYGQPDAAIRAFAQGPLGMHDLQLPDHPYPLKVLLTELPAKDQRPPLRFMIGIDTETFHETQHNLLIALIGLAIVGVLMASALGYWVARIGLKPLIKLSHEAQRLAPPLRAGRLRLSPLPPELEQFVDSFNSTLERVEQAYSRLESFNADVAHELRSPLTNLIGQTQVALTRGRSAEHYFEVLQSNLEELERLRSIINDMLFLASADQGNKATKLTSTSLADEVATTLEYLDFILEDAQVEVQVSGDAQVQIEVAHLRRALINLLSNAVQHTGAGQVIEVHIEVKEQQVSIGVANPGSPIASEHLPRLFERFYRVDASRSNSGNNHGLGLAIVKAIALMHGGDVFVRSDRGMNTFGIYLPV; encoded by the coding sequence GTGTCCAGTAACTCGATTGCCCTGCGCCTAAGCGGGATGTTCACGCTGGTGGCGCTGCTGGTGTTTCTGTTGATCGGCGGCGCGTTGTATCAGCAGGTCGACAAAGGCCTGGGATTGCTCCCGGAAGCCGAGCTGGATGCGCGTTACAGCGTGCTCGAATCGGCGCTCAATCGCTTCGGTACGCCGGAGCACTGGCTGAAGATCAACGCCAAGTTGAAGCTGCTCGGCGAGGAAGACAAACGCATTCGTTTCTGGGTGGTGAGCGGCGATCCGGGTTATGAATACGGTCAGCCGGATGCGGCGATTCGCGCGTTCGCCCAAGGCCCGTTGGGCATGCATGATCTGCAGTTGCCCGACCATCCTTATCCGTTGAAAGTGTTGCTGACCGAGTTGCCAGCCAAGGATCAGCGTCCGCCGCTACGGTTCATGATCGGCATCGATACCGAGACCTTTCATGAGACGCAGCACAACCTGCTGATTGCCTTGATCGGGCTGGCGATTGTCGGTGTGCTGATGGCTTCGGCGCTGGGCTATTGGGTCGCGCGGATTGGTCTCAAACCGCTGATCAAACTGTCCCATGAAGCTCAACGACTGGCGCCTCCGCTGCGGGCCGGGCGCTTGCGTCTGTCGCCGCTGCCACCGGAACTTGAGCAGTTTGTCGACTCCTTCAACTCGACGCTGGAACGGGTTGAGCAGGCCTACTCGCGGCTGGAATCGTTCAACGCCGACGTCGCTCATGAGCTGCGTTCGCCGCTGACCAATCTAATTGGTCAGACTCAGGTGGCGCTGACCCGTGGGCGTTCTGCCGAACATTATTTCGAAGTGCTGCAATCCAATCTGGAAGAGCTGGAACGGCTGCGCTCGATCATCAACGACATGCTGTTTCTGGCCAGTGCCGACCAGGGCAACAAGGCGACCAAACTGACCTCGACGTCGCTGGCGGATGAGGTGGCAACGACCCTGGAATATCTGGATTTCATTCTTGAAGATGCGCAAGTTGAGGTGCAGGTCAGCGGCGATGCGCAGGTGCAGATCGAGGTCGCGCATTTGCGCCGGGCGTTGATTAATTTGCTGAGCAATGCGGTGCAGCACACCGGCGCGGGTCAGGTGATCGAGGTGCACATCGAGGTTAAAGAGCAGCAGGTGAGTATCGGCGTGGCCAACCCCGGTTCGCCGATTGCCAGCGAGCATTTGCCGCGCTTGTTCGAGCGCTTTTATCGGGTCGATGCGTCGCGCAGCAACAGTGGCAATAACCATGGCTTGGGGTTGGCGATCGTCAAGGCGATTGCGCTGATGCATGGTGGAGATGTGTTTGTGCGCAGTGATCGGGGGATGAATACCTTCGGGATTTATTTGCCGGTCTGA
- the ftsZ gene encoding cell division protein FtsZ, whose translation MFELVDNIPASPVIKVIGVGGGGGNAVNHMVKSNIEGVEFICANTDAQALKNIGARTILQLGTGVTKGLGAGANPEVGRQAALEDRERIAEVLQGTNMVFITTGMGGGTGTGAAPIIAEVAKEMGILTVAVVTRPFPFEGRKRMQIADEGIRMLSESVDSLITIPNEKLLTILGKDASLLSAFAKADDVLAGAVRGISDIIKRPGMINVDFADVRTVMSEMGMAMMGTGCASGPNRAREATEAAIRNPLLEDVNLQGARGILVNITAGPDLSLGEYSDVGSIIEAFASEHAMVKVGTVIDPDMRDELHVTVVATGLGAKIEKPVKVIDNTVHTSMASAQVQQPAAARQEAPAVNYRDLDRPTVMRNQAQAGAAAAAKMNPQDDLDYLDIPAFLRRQAD comes from the coding sequence ATGTTCGAACTCGTAGACAACATCCCCGCAAGCCCGGTAATCAAAGTTATCGGTGTTGGCGGTGGCGGCGGCAACGCTGTCAATCACATGGTCAAGAGCAACATCGAAGGCGTTGAGTTCATCTGCGCCAACACTGATGCTCAAGCGCTGAAAAACATCGGCGCGCGTACCATTCTGCAACTGGGCACCGGCGTGACCAAAGGTCTCGGCGCCGGCGCCAACCCTGAAGTAGGTCGTCAGGCCGCTCTCGAAGACCGTGAGCGCATTGCCGAAGTCCTGCAGGGCACCAACATGGTGTTCATCACCACTGGCATGGGCGGCGGCACCGGTACCGGTGCTGCGCCGATCATCGCCGAAGTGGCCAAGGAAATGGGCATTCTGACCGTTGCGGTCGTAACGCGTCCGTTCCCGTTCGAAGGCCGCAAGCGTATGCAGATCGCCGATGAAGGCATCCGCATGCTCTCGGAAAGCGTCGACTCGTTGATCACCATTCCTAACGAGAAGCTGCTGACCATCCTCGGTAAAGACGCAAGCCTGCTGTCGGCTTTCGCCAAGGCAGACGATGTACTGGCCGGTGCCGTTCGCGGTATCTCCGACATCATCAAGCGTCCGGGCATGATCAACGTCGACTTCGCCGACGTGCGTACCGTGATGAGCGAAATGGGCATGGCGATGATGGGCACTGGCTGCGCCAGCGGTCCGAACCGTGCACGTGAAGCCACCGAAGCGGCGATCCGCAACCCGTTGCTGGAAGACGTGAACCTGCAAGGCGCACGCGGCATCCTGGTGAACATCACCGCCGGTCCTGACCTGTCTCTGGGTGAGTACTCCGATGTGGGTTCGATCATCGAAGCCTTCGCTTCCGAGCACGCGATGGTCAAGGTCGGTACCGTTATCGATCCGGACATGCGCGACGAGCTGCACGTAACCGTGGTTGCCACCGGTCTGGGCGCGAAAATCGAGAAGCCTGTAAAGGTCATCGACAACACCGTTCACACCTCCATGGCATCTGCCCAGGTGCAACAACCGGCTGCGGCCCGTCAGGAAGCACCAGCGGTCAACTACCGTGATCTGGACCGTCCGACCGTCATGCGCAACCAGGCTCAGGCCGGTGCTGCGGCTGCCGCGAAGATGAATCCGCAAGATGATCTGGACTACCTGGACATCCCGGCTTTCCTGCGTCGTCAGGCCGATTGA